The DNA sequence cgctggtcgcctttggggagggtgtatagtgtgaaaggccgaaacaccctaggaaccaaaggtacactactgacgatgcgctccccaaatttcaccacgctcactgttcattaactcttggaagtgcttgcacaaaggatagtaacatctcatcctgtgttcttggaatctacATGGCCAAGATAGGGGTGTAGAGAAATTCAGCAGAGCCAACTGGCCCGACCACGCCCATTGCCACGCCCTCTTCCACACCGACCACCTAAACCAACTTTAAATTGTGTGTCTCTCTTACCATGTGTCTTCAGCTTGTCAGTCATCTTGTTGATTTTGCGCTCTAGTCTGGCGTATCTTGCAAACTCATCCATCATGCTAACGGAGTTGTGCTCCTTCTTCATCTCCTGGATCTCAGCCCTCATATCCCTCTCCTGCTCAACATCGTTCTGAAGGACCTTCGACAGCTTCACATCCCAACAGACAAACATTTAATTTTATATTTTGCTAGAACACAGCGAACACACATTACTAGGCCTACTGCCAACAGATGGCGCTATTATTCCatgtttttttgtcattttcaATGGGAAATTACAAAATTCGTAAGGAATAAAAGCATCATCTGCTGCAGCAGGGCTAATACACTACAGGTTTAGCCTGGTTTCTGATAGGAGATAACTTTGGGATGGTTACCAGTTttcccttgatcatgactcagtTTTATTACACATAATTCATTGGACGAAGGCGTCTTCTATACAGTGGAACTTTGTTAATTAAGAGCCCCGACGCTCAAtctgaacattaacacgcatCGCTTGACGTACGGTTTTGGAAGCACAAGAAAGGACCTTATCTTTTAAATCAGCGACAAATAAAGGTAAATTTAAACACACCTtgataggtttagggttagtgttcccaTGCGGCCATATCTCCATATTATAGCGCTTGTTTATGGCAGCCAAGAGGCGGCCACCAGTGCTAATTAGCattctccgaacacctgtgtgtaagtgTTCCTAAACATTAAAACACAGCTTCAGGATTGTAGTTCACATGAGGTAGTCGTGAACGAAGCTAATGGCTGAAAACTgtagggagaaggcagaatgCCACCTAGAGTTTGAGAGCTAGTTACCAGTATGTTACTGCAACAAAAGTGCAAAAGTATTGGAAAGTTGTATTATGTCCAATAAACACTGTACGTCATCCTGTTAAATGTGTTGTCTGATAGTCAACGACTTTCATGAATTGCATTCACATGTAGGATACCAAATGTTTTACTCATTTAAAAGTCTATTTTCTTTGTAGTGAAATTGCCTTGGCAATTGGCCATTTGTGGTTTATTGCATGAGAACATGCAACACATGGTTTAGGAGTATATTGCTTAATAAGTCACAAGgaggtgtgatatatggccaaaaCATCACATCTAtgagctgttcttatgcacgatgcaatgcggagtgcctggatacaacccttagccatggtatatgtgtcatataccacaaaccccagaggtgctttattgctattataaactggttacaaaattaattagaacagtaaaaataaatgttttgtcatcccAATGGTCttatataccatggctttcagccaatcagcattcagggctcgacccacccagtttataacaacCCATATTCTATGCCTATAGGCTAGAAATACCATAAGACCTCAGATGTATTGACATGTTATGGTTGCTATTTGAATCTGTAGCCAATAGATAACTACACGGCATTATCTACCCGGCAATATTATCAGCCTAACACACCTTCCATGATCCAATGTAACAATTTGCCAACAGGACGGAATGGTTGGTTAGCTTCGTTGTTTGAGGGGCGCGAGAGGTGAAATAGCAAGCTAGCTCATTTAACCTGGGCAAATCTGCCAAAACATTACATGATTTACAAGCCAACCCTGCATTTCTCACACGACCAATGCCTAAATAACCCCTACTTACGAAAGAGGAAATGGTCGGCAACAGTATTTTGAAGAGATTGCACAAAAAGACAGATCCCAGCACCAGGAACCAAGCGCACCCGTCAGCCATTTCTTCTTATCAACCTTTGTTGCTGATGCGCTTATGATAAATGGAAGACACATCCAGTCTGAACCACGGGCTGATTTTCACATTAGAAACTCTTATTTATTCAAATACAGCATATTTTATTAACTTCAAATCATTATGAGAATGTGCAAAATATATGCATAAGAAGATGTAATATATAAATTCATTATCCACATAGGCTAAATGTACAAAATGACTTTATTCAATAAAAAAAGATTGACAATTCTATAAGGGTCATTTACAGTATGTATACATTATTCTAATATAATGTCAAGGAAAATAACACAATTTTGAATCGAGCTATTCCCACCCCTTTAATAAAAATCGAAAGTTGGAACGACTGATTGGCATACAGACATACCCACACAGGTAACTTGCTATGGTTTAAAAATATGTTGCCTGGACCTTAAAGCCAATCAATGGCAACAAGGGGCGGAGAATGCGTTGGCCGTCAGGTTGGTAGGATAAGGAATATAATATAGAGAGGGGGATCCAATCCGGTTTCAGCTCGTTTCTGTACGTAGGCCTACTGATGGAACATTTATGTTAGTTACAGTGTGTTCTGAAGGTACTGACTGAGTTACATCGAACACTTTCAGAAGCCTGCACTGAATTTTCAGTAACTGAGAAGGCTAATTTGTTATCTAGACAATACAAGTAAAGCAGCCATGCCGAAAAGAAGCAAAGTAAGTTGGATTGTGTACCTTCATTTAAACCTTATTGTACAATATAATTTAACACAGGAAGTGTTTTATAAATACCTGCAACAATTGCATGTACGCTAAAATATGCTTGATACAATGTAACACTTTTGCTCTAAAGTCTgaatgtgtctttgtgtgtctgtcttgtTGATATGGAAGTGGCGCCTTTTTACTTAGTGTGGTAGCATTTTCCAGTCGATCTCACTTTCTCCTGTTAATAATCCGTACATAATAAACTATCACAGCTTGTGCTTTTTATATAAGTAACGTAATCATCTCATTTAATTTGACGCATATATTGGGTATTTCATTAATGTAAAGTAGCTTAAAAGCCTTCTCAGCAATGAGATCAGACAAAGGGGTGTAACCCACCAGCGATGTAAGTAAGCTACATGTTGCCATTGCAGAAATGCGTGCATGAACTATAGGATATTTTGTGAATATTGGAAGTGCTTTAAATCGCATACATAGTACGTTCACGTTTGTATTCAAATACTTTTAATAGCCCCGTTTTAATCCTAAAAAAACAGACGCTTGTGGCATCCTATATTATCACTTTGTGTCCTGTGTGCAGTAAAGCGTAGTGTAATGCGCGACACCCTATGGCATGGAAAGGTACGGTCTTTGGAGTGTCATGGCAGCCCTTGCAAATACGAAAGGCATCGACAACTCATCGTTATGTATCACTTAAATGGGGtcatataatttatttatttttaaagaaaAAGACCACCTGAATTATAGGTGATCAcggtaataaaaaaaatgttttgctattTGTTCGTGCGTATTTCCTGTCTTTGCTTCTCTAACAATGTTGCATTATGCAACATTGAATTTCTCTGGACATGCACGAACGCGCATACGGGATCGTATAGGGGTGGT is a window from the Oncorhynchus tshawytscha isolate Ot180627B linkage group LG14, Otsh_v2.0, whole genome shotgun sequence genome containing:
- the LOC112267162 gene encoding guided entry of tail-anchored proteins factor 1; the protein is MADGCAWFLVLGSVFLCNLFKILLPTISSFLSKVLQNDVEQERDMRAEIQEMKKEHNSVSMMDEFARYARLERKINKMTDKLKTHVKSRTAQQAKMKWMVNIGFYILQAALMISLIWKYYADPVTVVPSKWIAPLEQMVAFPSRVAGGVGITCWLVVCNKVVSIGLHAVS